Proteins encoded by one window of Ascochyta rabiei chromosome 1, complete sequence:
- a CDS encoding dityrosine synthesis enzyme, with protein MAPFNKGVSTYHCIQGLYWRESNGELLAVEGSNSKSLPEVWPQLKDEILSSTASWARVQLPSGKEIKSLQITSDVPALSNIKSNFPPSYQKEELHTLIAEIEHDNGRVLGMVTSKPKSLASDSFSIWAERFILLETQFQPFANISDSSTPWAAKNREICQTIAEIFERKLKNLSKDDQWNVCGREGFLNRVYGFVDKNLPILLALPAFPCKSPNPNKAGGIMPDLAENIALDVLYDFIKEVNAVYEPGATMWIINDGHVFSDCIGVDDEMIDTYDACMAEIYKERFPGQTAPAPAMDFKGLKNIFNSDSEGFQTLKKVAGNAHKMPHPVKTKMTGEAELCRRLMLGIGGADRAFIRSLIEQQEPETLGLYRGQTRFMLEDLADVPSVKSLSGKQKKKTAALVAEEMISRNQGYSNLVELLLPNYVRLSIHAHNNKGPKFAIRLLPKHMVRPIDDLDNRMEPVAAYEFQIPTPWHNCMIKVEGDDFLYLARSAVAKKALASADYTGSWVNGPDGSYFSLKRATAWVRTPTKLIIPQLSVEKVAIFDQKKGTIVVVSPLAERQRPIVICSPVVGRKNPLVVTNSGNGGRPIVICSPQSRRSASSLWSPVLQKVRNPVGSPIVRTKTSIAICSPVTEKNGATVTQAPVDNRPFKRVDSHWVRPGEKTSRLRMFVQNNLPQLRTQAV; from the exons ATGGCTCCTTTTAACAAAGGGGTTTCCACATACCATTGCATCCAGGGTCTCTACTGGAGAGAATCGAATGGCGAACTTCTGGCTGTCGAGGGTAGTAACTCGAAGTCACTGCCGGAAGTATGGCCACAACTGAAGGACGAGATACTCTCTTCGACCGCATCGTGGGCTCGGGTTCAACTGCCATCTGGCAAGGAGATCAAGAGTTTACAGATCACTTCTGATGTCCCAGCTCTTTCAAACATCAAATCGAACTTCCCTCCCTCTTACCAGAAGGAAGAACTCCATACGTTGATAGCTGAGATTGAGCATGATAATGGTCGCGTTCTCGGCATGGTGACATCGAAACCGAAGTCCCTTGCTTCAGACAGTTTCAGCATCTGGGCGGAGCGGTTCATCCTCCTCGAGACCCAGTTCCAGCCCTTCGCCAACATCTCAGACTCTTCGACTCCATGGGCAGCAAAAAACCGCGAGATTTGCCAAACAATCGCCGAGATCTTCGAGCGCAAGCTCAAGAATCTCTCCAAAGATGATCAGTGGAACGTTTGCGGCCGTGAAGGCTTCCTCAACAGAGTGTATGGCTTCGTCGATAAGAACCTTCCTATTCTTCTTGCCCTGCCTGCATTCCCCTGCAAGTCACCAAACCCTAACAAGGCTGGTGGCATCATGCCTGATCTTGCGGAAAATATCGCTCTGGATGTGCTTTACGACTTCATAAAGGAAGTCAACGCCGTGTACGAGCCCGGGGCAACCATGTGGATTATTAATGACGGCCACGTCTTCTCTGACTGCA TTGGTGTTGACGATGAGATGATCGACACGTATGATGCCTGCATGGCTGAGATCTACAAAGAGCGCTTCCCAGGCCAAACCGCACCCGCCCCAGCGATGGATTTCAAAGGCCTAAAGAACATCTTCAACTCTGATTCTGAGGGTTTCCAAACTTTGAAGAAGGTGGCCGGCAATGCTCACAAGATGCCACACCCGGTCAAGACCAAGATGACCGGAGAAGCAGAGCTGTGCAGAAGGCTCATGCTGGGCATTGGTGGGGCTGATCGTGCCTTTATCCGATCACTTATTGAGCAACAAGAGCCGGAAACATTGGGACTGTACCGCGGCCAGACGCGCTTCATGCTTGAGGATCTTGCCGACGTTCCTTCTGTCAAGTCGCTTAGTGGCAAGCAGAAAAAGAAAACTGCTGCTCTCGTGGCTGAGGAGATGATTTCTCGTAATCAAGGCTACTCCAACCTGgtcgagctgctgctgcccaaTTATGTTCGTCTCTCAATCCACGCTCACAATAACAAGGGCCCCAAGTTCGCCATCCGCCTGCTGCCTAAGCACATGGTCCGCCCAATCGACGACCTTGACAATCGAATGGAGCCTGTAGCGGCGTACGAATTTCAGATCCCTACTCCCTGGCACAACTGTATGATCAAGGTTGAGGGTGATGACTTCCTCTACCTTGCTCGCTCCGCTGTTGCCAAAAAGGCCCTGGCTAGCGCTGACTACACAGGGTCCTGGGTGAACGGCCCTGATGGTTCATACTTCAGCTTGAAGCGTGCTACAGCTTGGGTGCGTACACCCACGAAACTTATCATTCCCCAACTGTCAGTCGAGAAAGTCGCCATCTTCGATCAGAAAAAGGGTACAATTGTGGTGGTGTCTCCGTTGGCAGAAAGGCAGCGCCCGATTGTCATCTGTTCTCCAGTCGTTGGAAGGAAGAACCCGCTCGTGGTGACAAACTCAGGGAATGGAGGACGGCCAATCGTCATTTGCTCTCCTCAATCTAGGAGGAGTGCATCATCCCTATGGTCCCCAGTGCTACAGAAGGTCCGCAACCCTGTCGGTTCTCCCATCGTTCGTACCAAGACGTCCATTGCCATCTGCTCTCCTGTTACTGAGAAGAACGGTGCTACTGTCACACAAGCACCTGTCGATAATCGCCCGTTCAAGCGTGTCGACTCGCACTGGGTTCGACCTGGGGAAAAGACGAGCAGGCTGCGCATGTTCGTTCAGAACAACCTCCCACAGCTTCGAACTCAGGCGGTATAA
- a CDS encoding Copper Transporter integral membrane protein that functions in high affinity copper transport — translation MDHSGHGMVASTTATVMSGMSDMSGMTQTATGTAAMASNTGMSMGGGGMNMGGGCKISMLWNWYTVDSCFVSRSWHITSNGMFAGSCIGVILLVILLEALRRAGKEYDRYIVNQYLASHATVAAAASSASSDDDSRKNPATTAAIAPTAQSFRPSVIQQAIRALLHMLQFAVAYFVMLLAMYYNGYIIICIFIGAYLGYFICGWESFTVGRGGSDRMQENATVCCG, via the exons ATGGATCACTCAGGTCACGGTATGGTGGCTTCTACCACAGCCACGGTCATGTCTGGTATGTCTGACATGTCAGGAATGACGCAGACTGCGACAGGCACCGCTGCCATGGCTTCCAACACTGGGATGTCAATGGGCGGAGGTGGCATGAACATGGGTGGAGGGTGCAAAATTAGC ATGTTGTGGAACTGGTACACCGTCGACTCCT GCTTCGTCTCTCGATCATGGCACATCACCTCGAATGGTATGTTCGCCGGATCTTGCATCGGAGTGATACTTCTCGTGATCCTCCTCGAAGCCCTCCGCCGCGCTGGCAAAGAGTACGATCGCTACATCGTCAACCAATACTTGGCGTCGCACGCTACAGTCGCTGCAGCAGCCTCCTCCGCATCCTCTGACGACGACTCAAGGAAGAATCCTGCAACCACTGCAGCTATCGCCCCAACAGCCCAGAGCTTCCGCCCCAGCGTCATTCAACAGGCAATCCGCGCCCTTCTCCACATGCTCCAGTTCGCAGTAGCGTATTTCGTCATGCTGCTAGCCATGTACTACAACGGATATATAATCATTTGCATCTTCATCGGCGCGTATCTTGGGTATTTCATCTGCGGATGGGAGAGCTTCACAGTGGGCAGGGGAGGCTCAGATCGCATGCAGGAGAACGCTACAGTATGCTGTGGCTAG